A single Natranaerobius thermophilus JW/NM-WN-LF DNA region contains:
- a CDS encoding MnhB domain-containing protein, whose product MRDLILRVVARALIPFVIMYGLYVIVFGHVSPGGGFSGGATLGAGLILYRLTYKGAEVDPGITINSKMKVFSDMLEHKGMMMQAITGLYTFLIGIIFLIIIFPVPISLHGNWFNVANGFKVALSLVKLFYLLSTLESEDGKIGSITKHSR is encoded by the coding sequence ATGAGAGACCTTATACTCAGAGTCGTTGCCAGGGCACTGATCCCCTTTGTGATAATGTATGGTTTATACGTAATAGTTTTTGGACACGTCTCTCCAGGTGGAGGTTTTTCCGGAGGAGCAACTCTGGGAGCTGGGTTAATATTGTATCGATTAACATATAAAGGGGCTGAAGTAGACCCTGGAATCACGATAAACTCAAAAATGAAAGTATTTTCTGATATGCTTGAGCACAAAGGCATGATGATGCAAGCTATAACAGGTTTATATACGTTTTTGATCGGGATAATCTTTTTGATAATTATCTTTCCTGTACCGATCTCATTACATGGAAACTGGTTTAATGTGGCTAATGGCTTTAAAGTAGCTCTTAGTTTGGTGAAATTATTCTACTTATTAAGTACTCTCGAAAGCGAGGATGGTAAAATTGGGTCTATTACAAAGCATAGCCGCTAA
- a CDS encoding cation:proton antiporter subunit C, whose amino-acid sequence MVKLGLLQSIAANYYFLFAILLFLIGIYTMLTHPNLLKKVIGLNIMETSVFLLFVSGGYVAGGRAPIVTGNEEVYVNPLPHALILTGIVIAISITSLLLSLIVKIYKYYGTLNADKISKMRG is encoded by the coding sequence ATGGTAAAATTGGGTCTATTACAAAGCATAGCCGCTAATTACTATTTTTTGTTTGCAATTCTATTATTTTTGATTGGTATCTATACCATGTTGACTCATCCTAATTTATTAAAAAAGGTAATTGGGCTCAATATCATGGAAACATCAGTTTTTTTACTGTTCGTTTCTGGTGGATATGTTGCCGGTGGACGGGCACCTATAGTCACCGGAAATGAAGAGGTATATGTAAATCCTCTTCCCCACGCATTAATACTAACTGGTATTGTCATAGCAATTAGTATTACTTCATTGTTACTTAGCTTAATTGTGAAAATATACAAATATTATGGCACTTTGAATGCGGACAAAATTTCCAAAATGAGGGGTTGA
- a CDS encoding complex I subunit 5 family protein, giving the protein MEGHFHLPIIIVLIGIFVSFILPGLHFIKKNLNEYVSLSAMILMLVIAIYLVIEVSSNGPFTYVVGEWAPPWGIEFNVDYLGVYMTLIITGIGFLALLYASRDLHHELQENALSLYYPLYMLLMASMIGMVLTNDIFNLFVLLEITLLTSVAIICVKENKDTIEASLKYLMLNALGSATVLMGIALLYIITGHLNMTYIAQELAVNFEQYPTVIMAIVALFFVGFGVKSALFPMHVWLPDAHGSAPSPSSAVLSGLVIKVYVVSLIRFYFIVLPEEILELMPVGEILLWFAAAGMILGSMFAIAQEDIKKMLAYSSVAQISYVFLGIGLLSLTSFQGGLLHILNHAIIKSMLFLIAGAIIYTSGIRKISHMHGVGLRYPLIMICFTLGAFAMIGIPGTNGFISKWYLALGALDAGRPFFVLVILVSSLLNGVYYLPIVVNSFFGDMQDADINFIKCNKLPWQMFFPIVLCGFLIIFIGLYPALPLSLVEPAVEFLMPEL; this is encoded by the coding sequence TTGGAAGGCCATTTTCACCTGCCAATCATTATAGTTTTAATCGGTATTTTCGTATCATTTATATTACCGGGATTACATTTTATCAAAAAAAATCTAAATGAATATGTTTCACTCTCTGCCATGATTTTGATGCTGGTAATAGCTATTTATCTTGTAATAGAAGTTTCCAGTAATGGACCCTTTACCTACGTTGTAGGTGAATGGGCCCCGCCCTGGGGGATTGAGTTTAATGTAGATTATCTAGGTGTATATATGACACTTATTATAACAGGGATAGGTTTTCTCGCTTTATTGTATGCTTCTCGTGATTTACATCATGAATTGCAGGAAAATGCTTTATCATTATATTATCCTTTATACATGTTATTAATGGCTTCTATGATAGGAATGGTTCTAACCAATGATATTTTCAACTTATTCGTATTATTAGAAATAACTTTATTGACTTCGGTTGCCATAATATGCGTTAAAGAAAATAAAGATACCATTGAAGCAAGCTTAAAGTATCTAATGTTAAATGCCTTGGGTTCTGCAACGGTTTTGATGGGGATTGCATTGCTATATATCATTACTGGTCATTTAAATATGACATATATTGCTCAAGAATTGGCGGTTAATTTTGAGCAATATCCGACTGTAATTATGGCCATTGTGGCGCTGTTCTTTGTGGGATTTGGAGTCAAAAGTGCATTGTTTCCTATGCATGTATGGTTGCCGGATGCTCACGGTTCTGCTCCATCCCCTTCTAGTGCAGTATTGAGTGGATTAGTTATTAAAGTTTATGTAGTATCTTTAATAAGATTCTATTTTATTGTTCTTCCTGAAGAAATTTTGGAGTTAATGCCAGTTGGAGAAATTCTTCTTTGGTTTGCTGCTGCTGGTATGATTCTGGGCTCCATGTTTGCTATTGCTCAGGAAGATATTAAAAAAATGTTGGCATACTCTTCTGTTGCTCAGATAAGTTATGTTTTTTTAGGAATAGGATTATTGAGTCTTACTAGTTTTCAAGGTGGATTGCTTCACATTTTAAATCACGCTATAATTAAATCTATGCTATTTTTAATTGCAGGGGCTATCATATATACTTCGGGTATCCGCAAGATATCTCATATGCATGGTGTGGGCTTGCGTTATCCCTTAATCATGATATGTTTCACTTTAGGAGCCTTTGCTATGATTGGGATTCCGGGAACTAATGGCTTTATAAGTAAATGGTACTTGGCCTTAGGAGCCTTAGATGCGGGGAGGCCTTTTTTTGTACTAGTTATTCTAGTGAGTAGTTTGTTAAATGGTGTCTATTATTTGCCGATAGTTGTCAACAGTTTTTTTGGAGATATGCAGGATGCAGACATTAATTTTATAAAATGTAACAAGCTACCCTGGCAAATGTTTTTTCCCATCGTTTTATGTGGTTTTTTGATTATTTTTATCGGATTATATCCGGCACTTCCCTTGAGCTTGGTAGAACCTGCTGTAGAATTTTTAATGCCGGAATTGTAA
- a CDS encoding complex I subunit 5 family protein, translating to MTDLVTEQAEFTSILPILIIFVPLLGSFGVILISSVSEKLRDIYTVIISAVPLVLLAVMYPLVQQGIVQYNIEWFLEIGLIFRLDSLGFLFTALISLIWFLATLYATEYISHEHNRNRFYFFWLFTFGATLGVFVTGDLFGLFVFFEMMSLTSYVLVIHEEDKDAMRAGNLFLFLGIGGGLAILFGLFIMYFNLETLEIAPMLGDMVAAGVNIPVLLLLFIIGFGIKAGIVPLHIWLPKAHPVAPTPASAILSGLLIKTGVYGLWRVFLMVMGPASSQEVELYQQYITNWGMGLFWIGIITMVLGALMALLQTSAKKMLAYSSVSQVGFIIMGLGAAVYLGTDGPIGFAGGIMHVINHALFKACLFLIVGAIFIRTHLLDIDRVRGMFKQMPFMGIAFIIAALGIAGVPLFNGYASKTILHHALSEVSYLTPGTAMFIADKIFVFTSALTVSYFIKLFRGLFLGKLPQEWQNTNFSVAPIIKVVVSVFVVLIIAIGVFPNFVLEQFVMPTMAGFPYESEVVTSQLQGMDLFTSKDLSKVVVVFLIAGTITLADQKFHWSRITPPYWLSIEALVYRNAITKLMSGIEKLGTTFDVSVQDFYETTGRTSVKVCRKLSELDKTLTDAYDKSGEGAMKLSEKTGQLDRQLDRFYDSTGEKASSMTVLWPVSKDGDKTLAQKEFEAELEKASSKQGKVSKYVTRDRKARTGFLGKINFDPSKLTVKNLNFDSFVIAFMLGISLLILIFYHRIF from the coding sequence ATGACGGATCTGGTAACAGAACAAGCAGAATTTACGTCAATATTGCCTATATTAATTATATTTGTCCCCTTATTGGGATCTTTTGGCGTTATTTTAATAAGTTCTGTTTCAGAAAAGCTTAGAGATATCTATACAGTCATTATTTCTGCTGTCCCTCTTGTACTGTTAGCAGTGATGTATCCATTGGTACAACAGGGAATAGTTCAGTATAATATAGAGTGGTTTTTAGAAATTGGTTTGATTTTTAGATTGGACTCACTTGGTTTCTTATTTACGGCTCTAATTTCATTGATTTGGTTTTTAGCGACTTTATATGCAACAGAATATATCAGTCATGAACATAATCGCAATCGGTTTTACTTTTTTTGGTTGTTCACCTTTGGTGCTACTTTAGGTGTATTTGTAACAGGAGACTTGTTTGGTCTGTTTGTATTTTTTGAAATGATGAGTTTGACCAGTTATGTCCTTGTAATTCATGAAGAAGATAAAGATGCTATGAGAGCAGGTAATCTATTCCTATTTTTAGGGATAGGTGGCGGTTTGGCTATATTATTTGGATTATTTATTATGTACTTTAACCTGGAAACTCTGGAAATCGCTCCTATGTTAGGAGATATGGTGGCAGCTGGAGTTAATATTCCTGTTCTGTTATTATTATTTATTATCGGTTTTGGAATTAAAGCCGGGATTGTACCATTGCATATATGGTTGCCTAAAGCTCATCCAGTAGCTCCTACACCTGCTAGTGCAATCTTGTCGGGCTTATTGATAAAAACAGGTGTATATGGTTTGTGGCGGGTATTTTTGATGGTTATGGGACCGGCTTCAAGCCAAGAGGTGGAACTGTACCAGCAATATATTACAAATTGGGGTATGGGACTATTTTGGATCGGTATTATTACAATGGTTTTGGGAGCCTTAATGGCTTTATTACAAACCAGTGCTAAAAAAATGTTAGCTTACAGTAGCGTGAGTCAAGTCGGTTTTATTATTATGGGTTTAGGTGCTGCTGTATACTTGGGTACAGATGGTCCCATAGGATTTGCTGGTGGAATTATGCATGTAATAAATCACGCGCTCTTCAAAGCTTGTTTATTTTTAATAGTCGGTGCTATATTTATCAGGACTCATCTCTTAGATATAGACAGGGTAAGAGGTATGTTCAAACAAATGCCATTTATGGGAATTGCTTTTATCATTGCTGCACTAGGAATAGCTGGTGTGCCTCTTTTCAATGGTTATGCTAGTAAAACCATATTGCATCATGCATTATCTGAAGTTTCGTATTTAACACCAGGGACGGCTATGTTTATTGCTGATAAAATTTTTGTATTTACAAGTGCCTTAACAGTATCCTATTTTATTAAATTGTTTAGGGGGTTATTTTTGGGGAAACTACCTCAAGAATGGCAAAACACCAATTTTTCTGTAGCCCCTATAATTAAAGTTGTGGTATCAGTATTCGTAGTGTTAATAATCGCTATCGGTGTTTTCCCGAATTTTGTTTTGGAACAGTTCGTTATGCCTACTATGGCAGGCTTTCCTTACGAAAGTGAAGTTGTGACTTCACAATTACAAGGTATGGATTTGTTTACAAGTAAAGATCTGTCCAAGGTAGTTGTTGTATTTTTAATTGCTGGCACAATAACTCTTGCTGATCAAAAATTCCACTGGTCTAGAATTACTCCGCCCTATTGGTTAAGTATAGAAGCCTTAGTTTATCGAAATGCCATTACAAAACTTATGTCAGGGATTGAAAAATTAGGAACCACCTTTGATGTTTCAGTGCAAGATTTTTATGAAACTACTGGAAGGACCTCTGTTAAGGTCTGTCGAAAATTAAGTGAACTGGACAAAACTCTAACTGATGCGTATGATAAGAGTGGTGAAGGCGCTATGAAGTTATCAGAAAAGACTGGTCAATTAGACCGTCAGCTTGATAGATTCTATGATTCAACAGGTGAAAAAGCAAGCTCTATGACAGTTCTTTGGCCTGTTTCAAAAGATGGAGATAAAACTTTAGCCCAAAAAGAGTTTGAAGCAGAACTTGAAAAGGCTTCTAGTAAACAGGGAAAGGTAAGTAAGTATGTTACCCGGGATAGAAAAGCCAGGACTGGTTTCTTGGGTAAGATTAATTTTGATCCATCAAAATTAACGGTTAAAAATCTAAACTTTGATTCTTTTGTGATAGCTTTTATGCTAGGAATTTCTTTACTGATCTTAATTTTTTACCATAGAATATTTTAG
- a CDS encoding FAD:protein FMN transferase has translation MNTNKSQSRAKLIKLLTIFTILLVMMTSLMACDYEVEEYRDTGIYMDTRVDIIVEARNESIADEAIDAAKDEINRLENKMSRHVAGSEIDEVNRNAGEQPIQVSQETWEVVAESIELGEQMDGYFDVTIAPLLTLWGFGEDEHHLPSDEEISELLPLVNHNEIEMDEEKHTIYLPDSDMRLDLGGAAKGYIVDRATEVLAEHDIESGLVDAGGDINTVGPKHDDEPWRIGVTHPRDRQNYFAVLELNGEAVDTSGDYERYFEEDGVKYHHILDPYTGYPTEGMISATVMADNAIRADILSTGAFGLGLEGSLELFEELDDVEAIIVDDNGEYHMTSGLDGIEIPDQYKDQQLK, from the coding sequence ATGAATACAAACAAATCTCAATCTAGAGCCAAGCTAATTAAACTGTTAACTATATTTACAATACTGCTAGTTATGATGACTTCATTGATGGCTTGTGACTACGAAGTAGAAGAATATAGAGATACAGGAATCTATATGGACACCAGGGTTGATATTATTGTTGAAGCTAGGAATGAGTCTATTGCCGATGAAGCAATTGATGCAGCTAAAGATGAAATCAATCGCCTAGAAAACAAAATGTCAAGACATGTAGCTGGTAGTGAAATAGATGAAGTTAATCGCAATGCTGGTGAACAACCTATTCAAGTATCCCAAGAAACCTGGGAAGTAGTTGCTGAATCAATAGAATTAGGTGAACAGATGGACGGGTATTTTGATGTAACCATTGCTCCCCTGTTAACACTTTGGGGTTTTGGAGAAGATGAACATCACTTACCAAGTGATGAAGAAATTTCTGAATTACTTCCTCTTGTAAATCATAATGAAATTGAAATGGATGAGGAAAAACACACTATTTATTTACCTGACTCAGATATGAGGCTTGATTTAGGTGGAGCTGCAAAGGGTTATATTGTAGATAGAGCCACCGAGGTTTTAGCAGAACATGATATCGAATCTGGTTTGGTCGATGCAGGTGGAGATATCAATACAGTTGGTCCAAAACACGATGACGAGCCTTGGAGGATAGGTGTTACTCACCCCAGAGATCGACAAAATTACTTTGCAGTTTTAGAATTGAATGGAGAAGCTGTGGACACTTCTGGGGATTATGAGCGGTATTTTGAAGAGGACGGGGTTAAATATCATCACATTCTCGATCCTTATACCGGTTACCCAACCGAAGGTATGATTAGTGCCACAGTTATGGCAGATAATGCTATTAGGGCGGATATTTTGTCAACTGGAGCTTTTGGACTGGGTTTAGAAGGAAGTTTAGAACTTTTTGAAGAACTGGATGACGTTGAAGCTATTATAGTAGATGATAACGGTGAATATCATATGACTTCTGGTTTGGATGGGATTGAAATTCCCGATCAATACAAAGATCAACAGTTAAAATAA
- a CDS encoding Gx transporter family protein — translation MNKNLSKLIYLGLLVTFGLVLHLVEQAIPNPFPLPGAKLGLANIITLVALVLYGAKDAMFVAVLRVFLGSLLGGTILGFPFYLSLTGAVLSMAVMAITIPLKNKGILSLVGISLLGAVTHNVAQLFVASLLMEQLGILFLYLPYLLIFAIPTGLFTGLVSTLIIDVIYTNLQHVTRV, via the coding sequence ATGAATAAAAACTTATCGAAGCTGATATATTTAGGATTACTGGTAACTTTTGGCTTGGTATTGCACTTAGTTGAACAAGCTATTCCTAATCCATTCCCTTTACCTGGGGCCAAACTGGGACTTGCTAACATCATAACCCTGGTAGCCCTTGTGCTATATGGTGCCAAGGATGCTATGTTCGTTGCAGTTCTAAGGGTCTTCTTAGGAAGCTTGCTTGGGGGTACTATTTTAGGATTTCCCTTTTACCTTAGTTTAACAGGTGCGGTACTGAGTATGGCAGTTATGGCGATAACTATCCCGTTAAAAAATAAAGGTATTCTTAGTTTGGTAGGTATAAGCTTATTAGGGGCAGTCACGCATAATGTAGCTCAACTATTTGTGGCAAGCTTGCTTATGGAACAACTGGGAATTTTGTTTTTATACCTACCCTATTTGCTGATTTTTGCTATCCCCACGGGACTTTTTACAGGTTTGGTCTCTACTTTGATAATTGATGTTATTTATACTAACTTGCAACATGTTACCAGGGTATAA
- a CDS encoding DUF4321 domain-containing protein, translated as MHKGSSGTNFLLLLLIFAVGGILGNLIGEFFGQYFPLLQISREVGFTSPVELDLNFIYLQFSLLIKLNLAGVIGLLLAIWLFRRL; from the coding sequence ATGCATAAAGGATCGTCAGGAACTAATTTTCTGTTATTACTGCTTATCTTTGCTGTAGGAGGGATCTTGGGTAATTTAATTGGGGAATTTTTTGGGCAATATTTTCCTTTACTACAGATAAGCAGGGAGGTAGGATTTACAAGCCCTGTAGAACTAGATCTCAATTTCATTTATTTACAATTTTCGTTATTAATAAAATTAAATTTGGCGGGAGTTATAGGTCTTCTGCTCGCAATTTGGTTGTTTAGAAGATTGTAA
- a CDS encoding Maf family protein codes for MTNLCLASASPRRKELLQQLNLDFTVCPSNINEDKFYQLPIEKRAVELAKAKANDVANKQSEGLVIGADTMVVFGNRILEKPRSETDAKEMLSTLSGNKHKVITGVALVNASDKIILTDRGITDVWFRNVKAFEIENYIATGEPMDKAGAYGIQGYGSLFVDKIYGCYYNVVGLPLSVLAKMLEAFGVQVLK; via the coding sequence ATGACAAATTTGTGTCTTGCATCTGCTTCACCTCGGCGTAAGGAATTATTACAACAATTGAATTTGGATTTTACCGTTTGTCCAAGTAATATCAATGAAGACAAATTTTATCAGCTACCAATAGAAAAACGAGCTGTGGAATTGGCTAAGGCGAAAGCCAATGATGTGGCTAATAAACAGTCAGAAGGATTGGTTATTGGAGCTGACACAATGGTGGTTTTTGGCAATAGAATTCTTGAAAAACCAAGATCTGAGACTGACGCTAAAGAAATGTTGTCTACTTTGAGCGGTAACAAGCATAAAGTAATAACAGGTGTAGCTCTTGTAAATGCAAGTGATAAAATTATTTTAACAGATCGAGGAATAACTGACGTGTGGTTTAGGAATGTAAAGGCCTTTGAAATAGAAAATTATATTGCTACTGGTGAACCCATGGATAAAGCAGGAGCATATGGTATTCAGGGTTATGGATCGTTATTCGTAGATAAGATTTACGGCTGTTATTATAATGTGGTAGGTCTTCCGCTGTCTGTGCTTGCTAAAATGCTGGAAGCCTTTGGTGTACAGGTACTCAAGTAG
- the radC gene encoding RadC family protein — protein sequence MKKTPYRTIKSLPEADRPRERFLKLGPEAISDSELIAIILGTGTKQSSALDLANSILSNYVSIFNLLQATISELCEIPGIGYAKSIKLKAAFELANRCMAREQLTMDKITSPEDIFRLMNFRLKTETREHFLAVMLNTKSYLLKIDLISIGSLNATIVHPREVFNRAIRASACGVILVHNHPSGDPEPSQDDIKLTNRLVAAGDLLGIPIMDHVIIGHQKFYSFSRENHL from the coding sequence GTGAAAAAAACACCATATAGGACAATTAAATCTCTCCCAGAAGCTGATCGTCCTAGGGAGAGATTTTTAAAACTGGGGCCCGAAGCTATTTCCGATTCTGAATTGATTGCTATAATTTTAGGTACTGGCACTAAACAAAGCTCGGCTTTAGACCTGGCAAATTCTATTCTTTCAAATTATGTGAGTATTTTTAACCTTTTACAGGCAACTATCTCTGAATTATGTGAAATTCCAGGGATTGGTTATGCAAAATCAATTAAATTGAAAGCAGCCTTTGAATTAGCTAACAGATGTATGGCTAGAGAACAATTGACCATGGACAAAATTACAAGCCCCGAAGATATTTTTCGGCTGATGAATTTTAGGTTAAAAACCGAAACTAGAGAACACTTTCTGGCAGTAATGCTAAATACCAAAAGTTATCTATTAAAAATAGATTTGATATCTATAGGAAGCTTAAATGCAACAATAGTTCATCCACGTGAAGTCTTTAATAGGGCGATTAGAGCTTCAGCTTGCGGCGTTATACTAGTTCATAATCATCCTAGTGGTGATCCTGAACCAAGTCAAGATGATATCAAATTAACAAATCGGTTGGTGGCAGCTGGTGATTTACTTGGAATACCTATCATGGATCACGTTATTATTGGTCATCAAAAGTTTTATAGTTTTTCCAGAGAAAATCACTTATGA